A genomic window from Paucibacter sp. KCTC 42545 includes:
- a CDS encoding Crp/Fnr family transcriptional regulator, with amino-acid sequence METDALLASASDYTELPASLRALAARGVARNYRRGTLLIEEGSQGDALYLVLSGSLRVYGCDARGREVTYGIYGAGEYVGEMSLDGGARSASVITEQNSRCVMLTRASLLAHISEYPEFAFELLTKVIRRARAATLSTKQLALNDVYGRLKALLETATLTTDEVQLTHQAMAQRLGCSREMVSKLVKDLELGGYLMRVSNGRYRKLRALPARW; translated from the coding sequence ATGGAAACTGATGCATTGCTGGCTTCGGCCTCGGATTACACGGAATTGCCTGCTAGCTTGCGCGCCCTGGCCGCGCGAGGTGTGGCGCGCAATTACCGTCGCGGCACCCTGCTAATCGAAGAAGGCTCGCAGGGCGATGCCCTCTATCTGGTGCTGTCGGGTAGCTTGCGGGTTTACGGCTGCGACGCGCGTGGCCGCGAAGTCACCTACGGCATTTACGGCGCTGGCGAGTACGTTGGCGAGATGAGCCTGGACGGCGGCGCGCGCTCGGCCAGCGTCATCACCGAACAGAATTCACGCTGCGTGATGCTGACCCGTGCCAGCTTGTTGGCGCATATCAGCGAGTACCCCGAGTTCGCCTTTGAGTTGTTGACCAAGGTGATTCGCCGCGCCCGCGCCGCCACTTTGTCGACCAAACAGCTGGCACTCAACGATGTGTACGGCCGCCTCAAGGCCTTGCTCGAAACCGCCACGCTGACGACCGACGAAGTGCAGCTGACCCATCAAGCGATGGCTCAGCGCCTGGGTTGTTCGCGCGAGATGGTGTCCAAGCTGGTGAAGGACCTGGAATTGGGCGGCTATCTGATGCGCGTGTCCAACGGCCGTTACCGCAAGCTGCGCGCCTTGCCGGCGCGCTGGTAA
- a CDS encoding helix-turn-helix transcriptional regulator, translating to MEVAIGSMVSAFTPAAGKTERRQADSLSSHWLSLVLEELDYGVLLLNASGRVLHCNLSARRGLDESHPLEISANHLRCRDPRDAAPLAEALQNAERDGRRCLLRLGEGERRSNVVVVPLNRDVSRAAVLLVLERGQLCGELAAQWFALRYGLTPTETEVLKALSAGVRPNFVAEQQGVAISTVRTQIQSIRAKSGADSIGELMRQLAVLPPLMSALRMEFN from the coding sequence ATGGAAGTAGCAATCGGGTCCATGGTGAGTGCCTTCACTCCCGCAGCGGGCAAGACGGAAAGACGGCAGGCTGATTCGCTCAGCAGCCACTGGCTGAGTTTGGTTCTGGAGGAGCTGGACTACGGCGTGTTGCTGTTGAATGCCTCTGGCCGCGTGCTGCACTGCAATCTCTCGGCGCGGCGCGGCCTGGATGAATCTCATCCTTTGGAAATCAGCGCCAACCACCTGCGTTGCCGCGACCCGCGTGATGCCGCGCCCCTGGCCGAAGCCTTGCAGAATGCCGAGCGCGACGGTCGGCGCTGCCTCTTGCGCCTGGGTGAAGGCGAGCGCCGCAGCAATGTCGTGGTGGTGCCTCTGAATCGCGATGTGTCGCGCGCCGCCGTTTTGCTGGTGCTCGAGCGAGGTCAGCTCTGCGGCGAATTGGCGGCGCAATGGTTCGCGCTGCGCTATGGCCTGACGCCCACCGAAACCGAAGTGCTCAAAGCCCTCAGCGCCGGCGTGCGGCCCAACTTTGTGGCCGAGCAGCAGGGTGTGGCCATCTCCACGGTGCGCACCCAGATTCAAAGCATCCGCGCCAAGTCCGGTGCCGACAGCATCGGCGAGCTGATGCGCCAGTTGGCGGTGCTGCCGCCGCTGATGTCCGCCTTACGCATGGAGTTCAACTAA
- a CDS encoding peptide MFS transporter produces MSTNNQVKTTGGHTILGHPNSLFVLFFTEMWERFSYYGMRALLVLFLISETAKGGWGWSRADATSLYAWYTMLVYFTPILGGYLADRYLGTRRAVLLGGFIIAAGHISLFLETIPSFYLGLGLVIAGTGLFKPNISAIVGQLYGKDNEGGRDGGYTLFYMGVNAGAFFGISLCGYIGEKVSWNLGFGLAGVFMILGALQFFFSQKVFGDIGTAPTKEKTAAAHAADDTPAHVVADRLKAVFVFAFFTIFFWFAFEQAGGSMTIFAADYTDRTLVGTSGLVFKIVNTLMTVIPAAVLTWLLFQLHRATGKSQWLGNLLLVLAFALIWGLVIWMLGREFAMDQSEVPATWFGVLNSFFIVILAPAFSKLWEKHWNPSGPVKFGVGLVLLGLGFAALAFGAAGIPSGAKTAQVSMLFLCLAYLLHTMGELCVSPVGLSYISKLAPARLLGLMFGVWFLNSAIANFIGGKTGAYIDYISATYSMSTFFLIFTLIPMGAGVVLMLLTPWMKKKMHGVH; encoded by the coding sequence TTGAGCACCAACAACCAAGTTAAAACCACGGGTGGGCACACCATCCTGGGCCATCCGAACAGCCTGTTTGTCCTGTTCTTCACCGAGATGTGGGAACGCTTCTCCTACTACGGCATGCGCGCCCTGCTGGTGCTGTTCCTGATCTCAGAAACCGCCAAGGGCGGCTGGGGCTGGAGCCGCGCCGACGCCACCTCGCTGTACGCCTGGTACACCATGCTGGTGTACTTCACCCCTATCCTGGGCGGCTACCTGGCTGACCGCTATCTGGGCACGCGTCGCGCTGTTCTGCTCGGCGGCTTCATCATCGCCGCAGGCCACATCTCGCTGTTCCTGGAGACGATTCCTTCCTTCTACCTGGGCCTGGGCCTGGTGATTGCGGGCACGGGCTTGTTCAAGCCGAATATCTCGGCCATCGTCGGCCAGCTTTACGGCAAGGACAACGAAGGCGGCCGTGACGGTGGCTACACGCTGTTCTATATGGGCGTGAACGCCGGTGCCTTCTTCGGCATCTCGCTGTGCGGCTATATCGGTGAAAAAGTGTCTTGGAACCTGGGCTTCGGTCTGGCCGGTGTCTTCATGATTTTGGGCGCCTTGCAGTTCTTCTTCAGCCAGAAGGTGTTCGGCGACATCGGCACCGCGCCGACCAAGGAGAAGACCGCCGCCGCCCACGCGGCTGACGACACGCCCGCCCATGTGGTGGCCGATCGCCTGAAGGCCGTCTTTGTGTTTGCCTTCTTCACCATCTTCTTCTGGTTTGCTTTCGAGCAGGCCGGCGGCTCCATGACCATCTTCGCGGCCGATTACACCGACCGTACCCTCGTCGGCACCAGCGGCTTGGTCTTCAAGATCGTCAACACGCTGATGACGGTGATCCCGGCAGCGGTGCTGACCTGGCTGTTGTTCCAACTGCACCGCGCCACCGGCAAGAGCCAGTGGCTGGGCAATCTGCTGCTGGTGCTGGCCTTTGCCCTGATCTGGGGCTTGGTGATCTGGATGCTGGGCCGCGAATTCGCCATGGATCAAAGCGAAGTGCCGGCCACCTGGTTCGGTGTGCTGAACTCCTTCTTCATCGTCATCCTGGCGCCGGCGTTTTCCAAGTTGTGGGAGAAGCACTGGAATCCGAGCGGCCCGGTCAAGTTCGGCGTCGGTCTGGTGCTGCTGGGCCTGGGCTTTGCCGCCCTGGCTTTTGGCGCCGCCGGCATCCCTTCGGGCGCCAAGACCGCTCAGGTCAGCATGCTCTTCCTGTGCCTGGCCTATCTGCTGCACACCATGGGTGAGCTGTGCGTGTCGCCGGTGGGCCTGTCCTACATCTCCAAGCTGGCGCCCGCGCGCCTGCTGGGCCTGATGTTCGGCGTCTGGTTCCTGAACTCGGCCATCGCCAACTTCATCGGCGGCAAGACGGGTGCCTATATCGACTACATCTCGGCCACGTATTCGATGTCCACCTTCTTCCTGATCTTCACCCTGATCCCCATGGGTGCGGGTGTGGTCTTGATGCTGCTGACACCCTGGATGAAGAAAAAGATGCACGGCGTGCATTGA
- a CDS encoding class II aldolase/adducin family protein — protein sequence MNINESLNIPSLQGKVSPAEWQLRCDLAAAYRLVALYGWSDLVFTHISARIPGPEHHFLINPYGLMFDEITASSLIKVDQACNKLSQSPFPVNPAGFTIHSCVHQAREDAGCVLHTHSRAGVAVSAQKCGVLPISQQSTFVLGALAYHDYEGVALREDEQPRLQADLGNKRFLMLRNHGLLTVGKSIPDAFLNMYIFESTCRIQLDAQAGGELHQVNPQILQGMATVMKTVTVGMGSDLAWPALLRKLERLDASYRS from the coding sequence ATGAACATCAACGAATCCCTCAACATCCCCTCGCTGCAAGGCAAGGTCAGCCCGGCCGAATGGCAGCTGCGCTGCGACTTGGCCGCTGCCTACCGCCTGGTGGCCTTGTACGGCTGGAGCGACCTGGTGTTCACCCATATCAGCGCGCGCATCCCTGGGCCCGAGCATCACTTCTTGATCAATCCCTACGGGCTGATGTTTGATGAGATCACCGCCTCCAGCCTGATCAAGGTGGACCAAGCCTGCAACAAGCTCAGCCAGTCGCCCTTCCCGGTCAACCCGGCCGGCTTCACCATTCACAGCTGCGTGCATCAGGCGCGTGAGGATGCCGGCTGCGTTTTGCACACCCACAGCCGCGCGGGTGTGGCGGTCTCGGCGCAAAAATGTGGCGTGCTGCCGATCAGTCAGCAGTCCACCTTTGTGCTGGGCGCGCTGGCCTATCACGACTATGAAGGCGTGGCCCTGCGCGAGGACGAACAGCCGCGCTTGCAAGCGGACCTGGGCAATAAGCGCTTTCTGATGCTGCGCAATCACGGCCTGCTGACCGTGGGCAAGAGCATCCCGGATGCGTTCTTGAATATGTATATCTTCGAGTCCACCTGCCGCATCCAGCTCGACGCGCAGGCCGGCGGCGAGTTGCATCAGGTGAACCCGCAAATCCTCCAAGGCATGGCGACGGTGATGAAGACGGTGACTGTGGGCATGGGCTCCGACCTTGCTTGGCCGGCGCTGCTGCGCAAGTTGGAGCGCTTGGACGCCAGCTACCGCAGCTGA
- a CDS encoding HD domain-containing protein, whose product MSQRASFTRMEDSVAADWRLIGAEFMQFAGQLPDRLMTHLKLLENDYGGFPIDRYTHCLQTATRALRDGRDEEYVVCALLHDMGDTLGSFNHADIAAAILKPFVSEENHWMVAHHAIFQGHYFFHHLGMDRDMREQFKDHPAYARTAEFCELYDNPSFDPAAETLPISAFEPMLRRVLAQPKQSLYKAALTQRQSA is encoded by the coding sequence ATGAGCCAGCGTGCCAGTTTCACCCGCATGGAAGACAGCGTGGCTGCCGATTGGCGGCTGATCGGTGCTGAGTTCATGCAGTTCGCGGGCCAGCTGCCGGATCGCCTGATGACCCACCTCAAGCTGCTGGAGAACGACTACGGCGGCTTTCCCATCGACCGCTACACCCACTGCCTGCAAACCGCCACCCGCGCCCTGCGCGATGGCCGTGACGAGGAATATGTGGTGTGCGCCCTGCTGCACGATATGGGCGACACCCTGGGCAGCTTCAACCATGCCGATATTGCCGCGGCCATCCTCAAGCCTTTTGTCAGCGAAGAGAACCACTGGATGGTGGCGCATCACGCGATCTTTCAGGGCCACTATTTTTTCCATCACCTGGGCATGGACCGCGATATGCGCGAGCAGTTCAAGGACCACCCGGCTTACGCACGCACGGCCGAGTTCTGTGAGCTGTACGACAACCCCTCTTTCGACCCCGCTGCGGAGACTTTGCCGATCAGCGCCTTTGAACCCATGCTGCGCCGCGTGCTGGCCCAGCCCAAGCAGTCGCTTTACAAGGCGGCGCTGACGCAGCGTCAATCGGCCTGA
- a CDS encoding coniferyl aldehyde dehydrogenase, with translation MSPNLQNFAIPADVVQAQLQACLAKQRQAYHADPVPTLAQRRSDLKTLQRFIRENKDALCEAVSADYGHRSKHETLLAEIFPAIDGIDQILKHLKSWMKPQRRSVDIRNFLGARNRVIPQPLGVVGVIVPWNFPINLSLVPLSFIFAAGNRAMVKMSENSRHLAALLIERLPAYFPPEKLQVFDETGGVGVEFSQLHFDHLLFTGSGQTGRAVMAAAAKNLCPVTLELGGKAPAVLLDDFPLRLATERIMFVKCLNAGQICTTVDHLWMSQPRVADFVQAAREIVSKRYPSLDSPDYTAIIDERAFRRLLAAMEEARAAGAELIQLIPGPAFDEASRKIAPHIVLNAPADCALNQREIFGPILPIHSYATLEQVITAINSGPRPLALYPFSYDGRQVQTLLDRVMSGGVSVNDALFHVGQHDLPFGGVGDSGMGHYHGREGFDTFSKLRPVFYQARFSSLKFMMPPYGKFADRMLAFLTK, from the coding sequence ATGAGCCCCAATCTTCAGAACTTTGCGATTCCCGCCGACGTGGTCCAGGCCCAGTTGCAAGCCTGCCTGGCCAAGCAGCGCCAGGCCTATCACGCCGACCCGGTGCCCACGCTGGCGCAACGCCGCAGCGACCTGAAAACCCTGCAGCGCTTCATCCGTGAAAACAAAGACGCGTTGTGCGAGGCGGTGAGCGCCGACTACGGCCACCGCTCCAAACACGAAACCCTGCTGGCCGAAATCTTCCCGGCCATCGACGGCATCGACCAAATCCTCAAGCACCTCAAGAGCTGGATGAAGCCGCAGCGCCGCAGCGTCGACATCCGCAACTTCCTCGGCGCGCGCAACCGCGTGATTCCGCAACCCCTGGGCGTGGTGGGCGTGATCGTGCCCTGGAACTTCCCCATCAACCTCAGCCTGGTGCCGCTGAGCTTCATCTTCGCCGCCGGCAACCGCGCCATGGTGAAGATGAGCGAGAACTCACGCCACCTGGCCGCCTTGCTGATCGAGCGCTTGCCGGCCTACTTCCCGCCCGAGAAGTTGCAGGTGTTTGACGAGACCGGCGGCGTCGGCGTTGAGTTCTCCCAGCTGCACTTCGACCACCTGCTGTTCACCGGCTCGGGCCAGACCGGCCGCGCCGTGATGGCCGCCGCGGCCAAAAACCTCTGCCCCGTGACCTTGGAGTTAGGCGGCAAAGCCCCGGCCGTGCTGCTGGACGACTTTCCGCTGCGCTTGGCGACCGAACGCATCATGTTCGTCAAATGCCTCAACGCCGGGCAGATCTGCACCACGGTTGACCATCTGTGGATGAGCCAGCCGCGGGTGGCCGACTTTGTGCAGGCCGCGCGCGAAATCGTCAGCAAGCGCTACCCCAGCCTGGACTCGCCGGACTACACCGCCATCATCGACGAGCGCGCCTTCCGCCGCCTGCTTGCCGCCATGGAGGAAGCGCGTGCTGCGGGCGCAGAGCTGATCCAGCTGATCCCCGGCCCCGCTTTTGATGAAGCCAGCCGCAAGATCGCGCCTCACATCGTGCTGAATGCGCCGGCTGATTGCGCGCTGAACCAGCGCGAGATCTTCGGCCCCATCTTGCCCATCCACAGCTACGCGACGCTGGAGCAAGTCATCACCGCCATCAACAGCGGCCCGCGCCCGCTGGCGCTCTACCCCTTCAGCTACGACGGCCGCCAGGTGCAGACCTTGCTGGACCGGGTGATGTCGGGCGGCGTGTCGGTCAACGACGCGCTCTTCCACGTCGGCCAGCACGACCTGCCCTTTGGCGGCGTGGGCGATTCGGGCATGGGCCATTACCACGGCCGTGAAGGCTTCGACACCTTCTCCAAGCTGCGCCCGGTGTTCTACCAGGCGCGCTTCTCCAGCCTCAAATTCATGATGCCGCCCTACGGCAAGTTTGCCGACCGCATGCTGGCGTTCTTGACCAAGTAA
- a CDS encoding AraC family transcriptional regulator: MTALVRAASLSSYENLAASLGLDVTRELRRVGLSRRSLAQPEALIPYLSLIHLLEHSAAAAACPDFGQRLARLQNLGVLGPLAVLLRHAATVGEALSLASSYIFVHSPAVRFVLQDVAGRPTQVDLCFAIDMPALPPHAQTLELSLGVMLQGLRMVCPGEAQPLLALFPHARQGPLASYAESYGCDCRFGAERCALRLWRRDLARPILSHDPHVRAMAETYLAQQFPAPEQAVADRVRALLRHLLDAGQASQRHVAEAMSIHPSTLQRRLAAEGWHFEQILDELRRDKLLDLLRPVARLSLTQIALMLGYSEQAALTRSCKRWYGCTPSALRKDEAYLVKNASMRSANLP; encoded by the coding sequence ATGACCGCACTTGTCCGCGCCGCCAGCCTGAGTTCTTATGAAAATCTGGCCGCCAGTCTGGGTCTGGACGTGACACGCGAGTTGCGGCGGGTTGGCCTGTCGCGCCGCAGCCTGGCCCAGCCCGAGGCCTTGATCCCTTATCTTTCCCTGATTCATTTGTTGGAGCATTCGGCGGCGGCCGCCGCCTGCCCGGACTTTGGCCAGCGTCTGGCTCGTCTGCAAAACCTGGGCGTGTTGGGGCCGCTGGCGGTTTTGCTGCGCCATGCCGCCACGGTGGGCGAGGCGCTGAGCCTGGCCTCCAGCTATATCTTTGTCCACAGCCCGGCCGTGCGCTTTGTGCTGCAGGACGTGGCCGGTCGGCCCACTCAGGTGGACCTGTGCTTTGCGATTGACATGCCCGCGCTGCCGCCCCATGCGCAGACTTTGGAGTTGTCCCTGGGTGTGATGCTGCAAGGCCTGCGCATGGTGTGTCCGGGCGAGGCCCAGCCCTTGCTGGCGCTGTTCCCTCATGCCCGCCAGGGGCCGCTGGCCAGCTATGCCGAGAGCTATGGCTGTGACTGCCGTTTTGGCGCCGAGCGCTGCGCCCTGCGCCTGTGGCGGCGCGATCTGGCGCGCCCCATCCTGAGCCACGACCCCCATGTGCGCGCCATGGCCGAGACCTATTTGGCCCAGCAGTTCCCGGCGCCCGAGCAAGCGGTGGCCGATCGGGTGCGGGCGCTGTTGCGGCATCTGCTGGACGCCGGCCAGGCCAGCCAGCGGCATGTGGCCGAGGCCATGTCCATCCACCCCAGCACCTTGCAGCGCCGCTTGGCGGCCGAGGGCTGGCATTTCGAGCAGATCCTGGACGAGCTGCGGCGCGACAAGCTGCTGGACCTGCTGCGCCCTGTCGCCCGCCTGAGCCTGACTCAGATCGCCCTGATGCTGGGCTACTCCGAGCAGGCCGCGTTGACGCGCAGCTGCAAGCGCTGGTATGGCTGCACGCCCAGCGCCTTGCGCAAGGACGAGGCTTACTTGGTCAAGAACGCCAGCATGCGGTCGGCAAACTTGCCGTAG
- a CDS encoding N-acyl-D-amino-acid deacylase family protein — MDISYDLLIQGGTVMDGSGAAAFVADVALRQGKVVEISRAPLPTERAARVLPAQGLWVTPGFIDIHTHYDAEVLMAPGLPESVRHGVTTAFIGSCSISMIYTAAEDASDIFTRVESIPREYVLPTLQKDKTWTDAAGYIAKLESLPLGPNICSYMGHSDLRTAVMGLGRAVDPKARPSEAEMQAMERHLDEGISQGLLGMSGMTNPWDKVDGERYRSSALPSVYARWSEYRRLHKLLRRRGAILQSAPNLNNPVNAVFYLFSSASLGLRKTLKTTLITLMDVKAKPGLDRLVALGTNFFNRRLGANFRWQALPQPFQVYADGIDFIIFEEFPAGEAALHLKHDFDRNKLFADPAYRSQFKAEYRRKWGGKVWHRDFSDAHVIACPEPGLVGKSVQQIAAERGQHEVDTFLDLIIDHGRALRWSTVIANHRPERMASNLREPCSLVGFSDAGAHLRNMAFYNFGLAMLQQSLLPRPTLSPEKAVWRLSGEIADWYEIDAGRLRVGAQADLVVLDPEALRRAKLDAYAEASFEVMGGMQRMVNRNDGIIKVTVINGHIAFEDDKPHPELGRAPGFGRFLRRKPGLGTASALA, encoded by the coding sequence ATGGACATCAGCTACGACCTGCTCATTCAAGGCGGCACCGTGATGGACGGCAGCGGTGCCGCGGCCTTTGTGGCCGATGTGGCCCTGCGGCAGGGCAAGGTGGTGGAGATCAGCCGCGCGCCCCTGCCCACCGAGCGCGCGGCGCGCGTGCTGCCCGCGCAAGGGCTGTGGGTCACGCCAGGCTTTATTGACATCCACACCCACTACGACGCCGAGGTGCTGATGGCGCCCGGCCTGCCCGAGTCGGTGCGGCACGGCGTGACCACCGCCTTCATCGGCAGCTGCTCCATCAGCATGATTTACACCGCGGCCGAAGACGCCTCGGACATCTTCACCCGGGTCGAGTCCATCCCGCGCGAATACGTGCTGCCCACGCTACAAAAAGACAAGACCTGGACGGACGCCGCCGGCTATATCGCCAAACTGGAGTCCCTGCCTCTGGGGCCGAATATCTGCAGCTATATGGGCCACTCCGATCTGCGCACCGCCGTGATGGGCCTGGGCCGCGCGGTGGACCCCAAGGCCCGCCCCAGCGAGGCCGAGATGCAGGCCATGGAGCGCCATCTGGACGAAGGCATCAGCCAAGGCCTGCTGGGCATGTCGGGCATGACCAATCCCTGGGACAAGGTGGACGGCGAGCGCTACCGCTCCAGCGCACTGCCCTCCGTCTACGCACGCTGGAGCGAGTACCGCCGCTTGCACAAGCTGCTGCGGCGGCGCGGCGCGATTCTGCAAAGCGCGCCCAACTTGAACAATCCCGTCAACGCGGTCTTCTACCTCTTCAGCTCCGCCAGCCTGGGCCTGCGCAAGACGCTCAAAACCACCTTGATCACCTTGATGGACGTGAAGGCCAAGCCGGGTCTGGACCGCCTGGTCGCCCTCGGCACCAATTTCTTCAATCGCCGCCTGGGCGCCAACTTCCGCTGGCAGGCCTTGCCCCAGCCCTTCCAGGTCTATGCCGATGGCATTGACTTCATCATCTTCGAAGAGTTCCCGGCCGGTGAAGCGGCCCTGCACCTCAAGCACGACTTCGACCGCAACAAGCTCTTTGCCGACCCCGCCTACCGCAGCCAGTTCAAGGCTGAGTACCGGCGCAAATGGGGCGGCAAGGTTTGGCACCGCGACTTCAGCGACGCCCATGTGATCGCCTGCCCCGAGCCCGGCCTGGTGGGCAAGTCGGTGCAGCAGATTGCGGCTGAGCGCGGCCAGCACGAGGTCGACACCTTTCTGGACCTGATCATCGACCACGGCCGCGCCCTGCGTTGGTCCACAGTCATCGCTAACCACCGACCCGAGCGCATGGCCAGCAATCTGCGCGAGCCTTGCAGCCTGGTCGGCTTCTCCGATGCTGGCGCCCATCTGCGCAATATGGCGTTCTACAACTTCGGCCTGGCCATGTTGCAGCAAAGCCTGTTGCCGCGCCCCACCCTATCGCCCGAGAAGGCCGTGTGGCGCTTGAGCGGCGAGATTGCTGACTGGTATGAGATCGACGCCGGCCGCCTGCGCGTCGGCGCGCAAGCCGACTTGGTGGTGCTGGACCCCGAGGCCTTGCGCCGCGCCAAGTTGGATGCCTATGCCGAAGCCAGCTTTGAAGTGATGGGCGGCATGCAGCGCATGGTCAACCGCAACGACGGCATCATCAAAGTCACGGTGATCAATGGCCATATCGCCTTCGAGGACGACAAGCCTCACCCCGAGCTAGGCCGGGCGCCAGGCTTCGGGCGATTCTTGCGGCGCAAGCCAGGCTTAGGCACGGCCTCGGCGCTGGCCTGA
- the arsC gene encoding arsenate reductase (glutaredoxin) (This arsenate reductase requires both glutathione and glutaredoxin to convert arsenate to arsenite, after which the efflux transporter formed by ArsA and ArsB can extrude the arsenite from the cell, providing resistance.): MSSITIYHNPACGTSRNTLALIRHAGIEPVVVEYLKTPLTAAQLAELVAALAIPVRDLLREKGTPFTELGLADAKWSDAELLGFIEQHPILMNRPVVVTPLGAKLCRPSEEVLDLLPVGPLAPFTKSDGEQVIDSGQRRGRA; the protein is encoded by the coding sequence ATGTCCTCCATCACGATTTATCACAACCCGGCCTGCGGCACCTCGCGCAATACCTTGGCCCTGATCCGTCATGCCGGCATCGAGCCGGTGGTGGTGGAGTACTTGAAAACGCCTTTGACGGCGGCCCAACTGGCCGAGCTGGTGGCGGCACTGGCCATTCCGGTGCGTGATTTGCTGCGCGAAAAAGGCACGCCGTTCACCGAGCTGGGCTTGGCCGATGCCAAGTGGAGCGATGCCGAACTGCTGGGCTTCATCGAGCAGCACCCGATTTTGATGAACCGCCCTGTGGTGGTGACGCCGCTGGGTGCCAAGCTCTGCCGGCCCTCGGAAGAGGTGCTGGACTTGCTGCCCGTGGGCCCGCTGGCGCCCTTCACCAAGTCGGATGGTGAGCAGGTGATCGATTCAGGCCAGCGCCGAGGCCGTGCCTAA
- a CDS encoding HD-GYP domain-containing protein codes for MRVCSLSSVKNRIVLGAPLPFSVRDAAHMLLLARGQVIADEAQLTELFQRGALVEIEELAVSAQTPRQVSKAQRMTRLPSDWDNSKQQVRQALSAPVAELAASVDECTDHLLSLIELSPDVALSQVVRQPEGGAGHYGVNHSIHAATACLASARYLGWNDAEQRRAFQAALTMNVAMLDLQARLAHQVSALTNLQRETIREHPEKGAEMLSQAGIDDADWLEAVLQHHELSDGSGYPRGSSDIGELAELLRFADVYTARLSARSNRPAMSAQQAGREILQMAASSPMAAALIKAFGIFPPGCMVKLASGEIGVVLRNGAKAYHPVVAALTNAQGESRKQPLTRDSARSEHTVVALLSAQSLPMRLSDERIVSLIGGE; via the coding sequence ATGCGTGTCTGCTCACTGTCGTCGGTCAAAAATCGCATCGTGCTCGGCGCGCCCTTGCCTTTCAGCGTGCGCGACGCGGCCCATATGCTCTTGCTGGCGCGCGGCCAGGTGATTGCCGATGAAGCGCAGCTGACCGAGTTGTTCCAGCGCGGCGCCTTGGTGGAGATTGAGGAGCTGGCCGTTTCAGCGCAAACGCCGCGTCAGGTCTCCAAAGCGCAGCGCATGACTCGTTTGCCGAGCGATTGGGACAATAGCAAGCAGCAGGTGCGCCAAGCCCTCAGCGCGCCGGTGGCCGAGCTGGCCGCATCGGTGGATGAGTGCACCGACCATCTGCTCAGCCTGATCGAACTCTCACCCGATGTGGCTTTGTCCCAAGTGGTGCGCCAGCCCGAAGGCGGCGCCGGGCATTACGGCGTCAACCATTCCATCCACGCCGCCACCGCCTGCCTGGCCTCCGCCCGCTACCTGGGCTGGAACGACGCCGAACAGCGCCGTGCCTTCCAAGCCGCGCTGACCATGAATGTGGCCATGCTGGACCTGCAAGCGCGCCTGGCGCATCAGGTGTCGGCCCTCACCAATTTGCAACGCGAGACCATTCGCGAGCACCCCGAGAAGGGTGCCGAGATGCTCAGCCAGGCCGGCATCGACGATGCGGATTGGCTCGAAGCCGTGCTGCAGCACCACGAGCTGAGCGATGGCTCAGGCTACCCGCGCGGCAGCAGCGATATTGGTGAGCTGGCGGAATTGCTGCGCTTTGCCGATGTCTACACCGCCCGCCTGAGCGCTCGCAGCAATCGCCCGGCCATGAGCGCCCAACAAGCCGGCCGCGAGATTTTGCAAATGGCCGCCTCCAGCCCGATGGCCGCGGCGCTGATCAAGGCCTTTGGCATCTTCCCGCCGGGCTGCATGGTCAAGCTGGCCTCGGGCGAGATTGGCGTGGTGCTGCGCAACGGCGCCAAGGCTTATCACCCGGTGGTGGCCGCCCTGACCAATGCGCAAGGTGAGTCGCGCAAGCAGCCGCTGACCCGCGACAGCGCCCGCAGCGAGCACACGGTGGTGGCGCTGCTATCAGCCCAGTCCTTGCCCATGCGCTTGAGCGATGAGCGCATCGTCAGCCTGATCGGCGGCGAATGA
- a CDS encoding nuclear transport factor 2 family protein, with the protein MTSANVPTSNATANTAAIDAIVQFFETLSPAQVEQLGTIYAPNAEFKDPFNSVRGVPAIQAIFRHMFVNLESPRFVITERIVDGAQCFLAWEFRFRFKSFRRDQEQCIIGGSQLRLDEQGRITMHRDYWDAAEELYEKIPLLGGLMRWLRQRVNS; encoded by the coding sequence ATGACGAGCGCAAACGTACCTACCTCCAACGCCACTGCCAACACCGCGGCCATCGACGCCATCGTGCAGTTCTTTGAAACCCTCAGCCCCGCGCAGGTGGAACAGCTGGGCACGATTTACGCGCCTAACGCCGAATTCAAAGACCCCTTCAACAGTGTGCGCGGGGTGCCGGCGATACAGGCGATTTTTCGCCATATGTTCGTCAATCTGGAGTCGCCGCGCTTTGTCATCACCGAGCGCATCGTCGACGGCGCGCAGTGCTTTCTGGCCTGGGAATTCCGCTTCCGCTTCAAGAGCTTCCGGCGCGATCAGGAGCAGTGCATCATTGGCGGCTCGCAGCTGCGGCTCGATGAGCAGGGCCGCATCACCATGCACCGCGACTACTGGGACGCGGCCGAAGAGCTTTATGAAAAGATTCCCTTGCTGGGCGGCCTGATGCGCTGGCTCAGGCAGCGGGTCAATTCCTGA